Proteins encoded within one genomic window of Bradyrhizobium sp. 186:
- a CDS encoding M10 family metallopeptidase C-terminal domain-containing protein produces MATSVTISKTNNADIDGMLSGYKWSGTITYSFPDSPSDYANPYSGGDNEPTTAGFASAPSQMQAAINYAIGLILGYTNASITYNGTGSADIMIAQSPAANPTSYAYYPGNYAPGGDVWFGTQYDYTQAKLGNYYYTTALHELGHAFGLKHSQETGGVANVAVPSAHDDSEYTVMSYRSYVGGPLTGYTNEAYGYPQTYMANDILALQTMYGANFTTQSGTTVYTWSATTGQEFINGVGQPADNGGAGGSANRIFETIWDGGGVDTYDLSNYTTNLSINLNPGASSVFSSVQLANLGNGHYASGNVYNAYLYNNDARSYIDNAIGGTGNDAIVGNAIANTLNGGSGNDTITGGGGNDTIIGGAGTDIAVYSGSKANYAISYNAATQTFTLVDQRSGTPDGTDTVSGAETFQFADGTVTSAALIQLTPVVIESIGTTSLVQQDGGYFLNPVGGGTGPELKYGGSAVVPGQFDPWTLIGAEQTATGYEIAFKQLGTNYFTIWNTDSSGNYLGNPTGIVLGSSATLESLETSFHQDLNGDGVVGVPAAPASTAIESFGSTSLVQVGSNYHLDPVGGGAGPELKYGGSAVVSGQFNPWSPIGAEQTATGYEIAFKQPGTNYFTIWNTDSSGNYLGNPTGIVLGSSATLENLETSFHQDLNGDGALGVAAAPAGTVIEAAGSTSLVQVGDGYFLNPVGGGTGPELKYGGSAVVSGQFSPWTLIGAEQTATGYEIAFKQPGTNSFTVWNTDASGNYLNNLTGIVLGSSTVLQNLETSFHQDLNGDGTVGLPAASRSPNYVPQNFSFAEVRSDVVPSTAAEAKSSVIETIRELTDGALAGRFAVSHDAFTNLYEANVKHDTFDQHITYFADSHIGGFIVR; encoded by the coding sequence TTGGCTACCTCTGTCACCATCAGCAAGACCAACAACGCTGACATCGACGGCATGCTGTCGGGCTACAAATGGTCCGGCACGATCACCTACAGCTTTCCCGACTCGCCCAGCGACTACGCCAATCCCTACAGCGGCGGCGACAATGAGCCGACCACAGCAGGCTTTGCCTCGGCGCCGAGCCAGATGCAGGCGGCGATCAACTACGCGATCGGACTGATCCTCGGCTACACCAACGCCAGCATCACGTACAATGGCACGGGCAGCGCCGACATCATGATTGCGCAGTCGCCAGCGGCCAATCCCACCTCCTACGCCTATTACCCCGGCAACTACGCGCCCGGTGGCGACGTGTGGTTTGGGACACAATACGATTATACGCAGGCCAAGCTCGGCAACTATTATTACACGACTGCGCTGCACGAGCTCGGACACGCCTTTGGCCTCAAGCACAGCCAGGAAACGGGCGGCGTCGCCAACGTCGCGGTGCCGAGCGCGCATGACGACAGCGAATATACCGTCATGAGCTATCGCAGCTATGTCGGCGGTCCGCTGACGGGCTACACCAACGAGGCCTATGGTTATCCGCAGACCTACATGGCCAACGATATCCTCGCGCTGCAGACGATGTACGGCGCGAACTTCACGACCCAGAGCGGGACCACCGTCTATACCTGGAGCGCGACCACCGGGCAGGAGTTCATCAACGGCGTCGGCCAGCCGGCCGACAATGGCGGTGCCGGCGGCTCGGCCAACCGCATCTTCGAGACGATCTGGGACGGCGGCGGCGTCGATACCTACGACCTGTCGAACTACACGACGAACCTGAGCATCAACCTCAATCCCGGTGCGTCGTCCGTGTTCTCGTCGGTTCAGCTGGCCAATCTCGGAAACGGCCATTACGCGTCGGGCAACGTCTACAACGCCTATCTCTACAACAACGATGCGCGCTCCTACATCGACAACGCCATCGGCGGTACCGGCAACGACGCCATCGTCGGCAACGCCATCGCCAACACGCTGAACGGCGGCTCCGGCAACGACACCATCACCGGCGGCGGCGGCAACGACACCATCATCGGTGGCGCTGGTACCGACATCGCGGTGTATTCGGGCAGCAAGGCCAATTACGCGATCTCGTACAATGCGGCGACGCAAACCTTCACGCTGGTAGACCAGCGCTCCGGTACGCCTGATGGCACTGATACGGTGTCCGGCGCCGAGACCTTCCAGTTTGCCGACGGCACGGTGACGAGCGCCGCGCTTATCCAGCTCACGCCGGTCGTGATCGAGTCGATCGGGACGACGAGCCTGGTGCAGCAGGACGGCGGCTACTTTCTCAACCCGGTTGGCGGGGGGACGGGTCCTGAGCTGAAGTACGGAGGTTCGGCAGTTGTCCCTGGTCAATTTGATCCTTGGACACTGATCGGCGCTGAGCAGACCGCAACAGGTTATGAGATCGCCTTCAAACAACTGGGCACAAACTATTTTACGATTTGGAATACGGACAGCTCCGGCAACTACCTGGGAAACCCCACCGGTATTGTGCTCGGGAGCAGCGCGACACTTGAAAGCCTGGAGACAAGCTTTCACCAGGATCTAAACGGAGACGGAGTCGTCGGCGTTCCGGCCGCGCCGGCTAGCACGGCCATAGAGTCGTTCGGTTCGACTAGTCTGGTTCAGGTTGGTAGCAACTATCACCTCGATCCAGTTGGCGGTGGCGCGGGCCCCGAACTAAAATATGGTGGGTCAGCAGTTGTTTCTGGTCAATTCAATCCCTGGTCGCCGATCGGCGCCGAGCAGACCGCAACGGGTTACGAGATAGCCTTCAAACAACCGGGCACGAACTATTTTACGATTTGGAATACGGACAGCTCCGGCAACTACCTAGGCAACCCCACTGGCATTGTGCTCGGGAGCAGTGCGACACTTGAAAATCTGGAGACAAGCTTTCACCAGGATCTGAACGGCGATGGTGCACTTGGTGTTGCGGCAGCACCAGCCGGTACGGTCATAGAGGCCGCCGGCTCAACTAGTTTGGTTCAGGTTGGTGACGGCTATTTCCTCAATCCGGTTGGCGGGGGCACGGGCCCCGAGTTGAAGTATGGCGGTTCAGCAGTCGTCTCCGGTCAATTCAGCCCCTGGACGCTGATTGGTGCCGAGCAGACCGCGACAGGTTACGAGATCGCCTTTAAGCAGCCAGGCACCAACTCCTTCACGGTGTGGAATACTGACGCCTCTGGCAACTACCTGAACAATCTAACCGGAATTGTGCTCGGAAGCAGCACGGTCCTACAGAATCTAGAGACAAGCTTTCATCAGGACTTGAATGGAGACGGAACTGTAGGGCTTCCTGCGGCTTCCCGAAGCCCTAATTATGTACCTCAAAACTTCTCTTTTGCTGAGGTTCGAAGTGATGTGGTCCCCTCGACTGCAGCGGAAGCGAAATCCAGCGTGATCGAGACGATACGAGAGCTGACGGATGGTGCACTAGCCGGTCGGTTCGCCGTTTCGCACGACGCGTTCACAAATCTGTATGAGGCGAACGTCAAGCACGACACGTTTGATCAACACATCACTTATTTCGCTGATAGCCATATAGGTGGTTTCATCGTCCGTTAA
- the rfbF gene encoding glucose-1-phosphate cytidylyltransferase, whose protein sequence is MKAVILAGGLGTRIAEETSTRPKPMVEIGGRPILWHIMKIYSHYGFNDFVICLGYKGYMIKEYFANYFLHMSDVTFHLAENRMEVHRETAEPWRVTLVDTGEDTQTGGRLKRVLPYVANEPFFALTYGDGVADIDLAAQIAFHREHGRDATVSVVRPARRFGAVTIENGRVVNFEEKPHDDGGWINGGFFLLSPSVGDLIAGDQTVWEREPMEQLARGDQLRAFVHPGFWHPMDTLRDRNYLEDEWANNRAKWRIW, encoded by the coding sequence ATGAAAGCGGTTATTCTGGCGGGTGGTCTGGGCACCCGTATTGCGGAAGAGACCAGCACGCGGCCGAAGCCGATGGTCGAGATCGGCGGCCGGCCCATTCTCTGGCACATCATGAAGATCTACAGCCATTACGGCTTCAATGATTTCGTGATCTGCCTCGGCTACAAGGGCTACATGATCAAGGAGTACTTTGCGAACTACTTCCTGCACATGTCCGACGTCACCTTCCATCTCGCCGAGAACCGGATGGAGGTGCATCGCGAAACCGCCGAGCCCTGGCGGGTGACGCTGGTCGACACCGGCGAGGACACCCAGACCGGCGGCCGGCTGAAGCGGGTGCTGCCTTACGTCGCGAACGAGCCGTTCTTTGCGCTAACCTATGGCGACGGCGTCGCCGACATCGATCTCGCAGCCCAGATCGCATTCCACCGGGAACATGGCCGCGACGCAACCGTTTCGGTGGTGCGGCCGGCGCGAAGGTTCGGCGCGGTGACGATCGAGAACGGCCGGGTGGTCAATTTCGAGGAGAAGCCCCATGACGATGGCGGCTGGATCAATGGTGGTTTCTTCCTGCTCTCGCCCTCCGTCGGCGATCTGATTGCAGGCGACCAGACCGTGTGGGAGCGCGAGCCGATGGAGCAGCTTGCCCGCGGCGACCAGCTCCGTGCCTTCGTGCATCCCGGCTTCTGGCACCCGATGGATACCTTGCGCGATCGCAACTATCTCGAGGACGAGTGGGCCAACAACCGCGCCAAGTGGAGGATCTGGTGA
- the rfbG gene encoding CDP-glucose 4,6-dehydratase: MTDPAFWRGKKVFLTGHTGFKGAWASLLLRRFGASVYGYALPPTHPSSLFMAARVADDIKQCLADIRDLDRLRAALLEAQPDVIIHMAAQALVRPSYAEPVETFATNVMGTVHVLETARHLPSVKAVLIVTSDKCYENDGGQAAFREGDRLGGNDPYSNSKACAELVTYSYRRSFFAENGAARIASARAGNVFGGGDWARDRLVPDAMQAFLDRQPLRIRNPNSVRPWQHALDPILGYFTLVEKLVADASFADGWNFGPNAESEQPVRNVVEQLQAMWGDGAGWTSDDGPHPHEAAFLRLDCERACSQLNWTPRLDLVQGLGLTVDWYKAHQRGRDLRQISLEQLDLVLDGAVANGTSQSVSEPSRGEVAAVNAKSFT; the protein is encoded by the coding sequence GTGACAGATCCGGCATTCTGGCGCGGCAAGAAGGTCTTTCTGACCGGACATACCGGCTTCAAGGGTGCGTGGGCATCGCTGCTGCTGCGACGCTTCGGTGCCAGTGTCTATGGCTACGCCTTGCCGCCGACCCATCCATCGTCGCTGTTCATGGCGGCGCGGGTCGCCGACGACATCAAGCAATGCCTTGCCGACATCCGTGATCTCGACAGGCTGCGCGCGGCGCTGTTGGAAGCGCAGCCGGACGTGATCATTCACATGGCGGCACAGGCGCTGGTACGGCCGTCCTACGCCGAGCCAGTCGAGACTTTCGCGACCAATGTCATGGGAACGGTGCATGTGCTGGAGACGGCGCGGCATCTGCCGTCCGTGAAGGCCGTGCTGATCGTCACCAGCGACAAGTGTTACGAGAACGATGGCGGCCAGGCTGCCTTCCGCGAGGGCGATCGCCTAGGTGGCAACGACCCCTACAGCAACAGCAAAGCCTGCGCGGAACTGGTGACCTATTCCTATCGGCGAAGCTTCTTTGCCGAGAACGGCGCGGCGCGCATCGCGAGCGCGCGGGCCGGAAACGTGTTTGGCGGCGGCGACTGGGCGCGTGACCGCCTGGTACCGGATGCGATGCAGGCGTTCCTGGACCGTCAGCCGCTGCGCATTCGCAATCCCAATTCGGTGCGGCCCTGGCAGCATGCGCTCGATCCCATCCTGGGCTATTTCACCCTTGTCGAGAAGTTGGTCGCCGACGCGAGCTTTGCCGATGGCTGGAACTTCGGTCCGAATGCCGAAAGCGAGCAGCCGGTGCGGAACGTCGTCGAGCAGTTGCAAGCAATGTGGGGCGATGGCGCCGGTTGGACCAGCGATGATGGTCCGCATCCGCATGAAGCCGCCTTTCTGAGGCTTGACTGCGAACGCGCCTGCTCACAATTGAACTGGACGCCGCGTCTCGACCTCGTGCAGGGGCTGGGTCTCACTGTCGACTGGTACAAGGCGCATCAGCGCGGCCGGGATTTACGCCAAATCTCTCTCGAACAACTCGACCTCGTCCTCGATGGCGCCGTTGCGAACGGCACATCGCAGTCGGTATCCGAACCATCTCGCGGCGAGGTCGCCGCAGTCAACGCGAAGTCATTCACATGA
- the rfbH gene encoding lipopolysaccharide biosynthesis protein RfbH: protein MKSAPASARAAQRSPEEIRASIMELVEEYSALAHATKPFVAGQSPVPVSGRVFDASDVKSLVDSALDFWLTTGRFNEEFQQKLAKRVGARYAMTVNSGSSANLVAFSALTSPLLRDRQVPAGSEVITAATGFPTTVNPAITQGMVPVFVDVDIPTYNIIPERVEEAITPNTRAIMVAHTLGNPFDVGKIADIAKRHKLWLIEDCCDALGATFSGRHVGTFGDIGTLSFYPAHHITMGEGGAVFTSHPALRRAMETFRDWGRDCYCDPGKDNTCQRRFDWQLGELPHGYDHKYIYSHLGFNLKITDMQAAVGVSQLDHLEDFIAARRRNFALLKSGLKPLEEFFILPEPTPNSEPSWFGFVLTVREGAPFKRDAIVRHLNERGIGTRLLFGGNLVRQPYMAGRNFRVHGSLANSDTIMNQTFWIGVYPALGDEHIGYVLQVIQDFCAAQTRGA, encoded by the coding sequence ATGAAATCGGCGCCAGCATCCGCACGCGCGGCTCAACGAAGCCCGGAAGAGATCAGGGCATCGATCATGGAACTGGTGGAGGAATACTCCGCCCTGGCGCATGCGACGAAACCATTTGTCGCCGGCCAGTCGCCCGTGCCCGTGTCGGGACGCGTGTTCGATGCGAGCGACGTCAAGTCGCTGGTCGATTCCGCTCTGGATTTCTGGCTGACCACCGGGCGCTTCAATGAGGAGTTCCAGCAGAAGCTCGCCAAACGTGTCGGCGCGCGTTACGCGATGACCGTCAATTCCGGCTCCTCGGCCAACCTCGTCGCCTTCTCGGCGCTGACCTCGCCCTTGCTGCGCGACCGGCAGGTTCCAGCCGGAAGCGAGGTGATCACGGCGGCGACCGGATTCCCGACGACCGTCAATCCCGCGATCACGCAGGGCATGGTGCCGGTGTTCGTCGACGTCGACATTCCCACCTACAACATTATTCCCGAACGCGTGGAAGAGGCGATCACGCCGAACACGCGCGCAATCATGGTGGCGCATACGCTCGGCAATCCCTTCGATGTCGGCAAGATCGCCGATATCGCCAAGCGGCACAAACTCTGGCTGATCGAAGATTGTTGCGATGCGCTCGGTGCGACGTTTTCGGGACGTCATGTCGGCACGTTCGGCGACATCGGCACGCTCAGCTTCTATCCGGCCCACCACATCACGATGGGCGAGGGCGGCGCGGTCTTCACCAGCCATCCGGCACTGCGGCGGGCCATGGAAACGTTCCGCGACTGGGGACGCGACTGCTATTGCGATCCCGGCAAGGACAACACCTGTCAACGCCGCTTCGACTGGCAGCTCGGCGAGCTGCCCCATGGCTATGACCACAAATACATCTACAGCCATCTCGGCTTCAACCTGAAGATCACCGACATGCAGGCAGCGGTCGGCGTGTCCCAGCTCGACCATCTCGAAGACTTCATCGCCGCCCGGCGGCGGAATTTCGCTCTGTTGAAGAGCGGGCTGAAGCCGCTCGAGGAATTCTTCATCCTGCCTGAGCCGACGCCGAACAGCGAACCCTCCTGGTTCGGCTTCGTGTTGACGGTCCGCGAGGGGGCGCCGTTCAAGCGTGACGCGATTGTGCGCCATTTGAACGAACGCGGGATCGGCACAAGGCTGCTGTTCGGCGGCAATCTGGTGCGGCAACCCTACATGGCCGGACGGAATTTCCGCGTGCACGGCTCGCTCGCCAACAGCGATACGATCATGAACCAGACCTTCTGGATCGGCGTCTATCCGGCACTCGGCGATGAGCACATCGGTTACGTGCTTCAGGTGATCCAGGATTTCTGCGCCGCCCAGACCCGCGGCGCCTAG
- a CDS encoding thiamine pyrophosphate-binding protein, translating into MTGAQYIAEFLARVGSDRVFLLTGGACAFMIDAIAQHPKLHYTCFQHEQGAAMAADALWRVSHKVGVTLATSGPGATNLITGIATSHFDSIPSLHITGQVNQRESSAFHGANVRQAGFQETRIVEMVRPVTKYAVMVTSVAELREELAKAYSIAMSGRMGPVLIDVPMDIQQAEVGDDILLPSRLAPAAEEPAKVLADLKQTLADAARPVVLWGAGVGLAGVERDVADWLRQSGLPFVSSWAGLSFFDHDHPGFLGQIGVYGNRGANFVLQNADAVIVLGSRLDNRQRSGNTKQFAAGATVHVVDIDQEELAKYRNDGYRVSHLDFAELPEVLGGLDTRPPSREWGGYVAEMKQRYYHKEVSTSAARLNSLSPYDVIRRVNEIVAEDAIVIGDTGAAVCWLYQAFKVKRHTLFNPGGNSPMGYALPAAIGAKIDRPDRQVISYNGDGGFHLNIQELQTVRHNKLDIAIIVMNNGSYGIIKQFQDSYMQSRYSASRDGLSFPDFGALAAAYGLRYARIERLEQIEPGLFSGGPIVIDVMLSEHTLIEPKLEMGRPINDQFPYLGESDYAAGNRFVDYPRPASLRTT; encoded by the coding sequence ATGACCGGAGCACAGTACATTGCGGAATTCCTGGCGCGGGTCGGAAGCGATCGGGTCTTTCTCCTGACGGGCGGCGCCTGCGCGTTCATGATCGATGCGATCGCGCAGCATCCGAAGCTCCACTATACCTGCTTCCAGCACGAGCAGGGCGCGGCGATGGCCGCGGACGCGCTGTGGCGTGTCAGTCACAAGGTCGGCGTGACCCTGGCGACCTCGGGCCCGGGAGCGACCAACCTCATCACGGGCATCGCCACCTCCCATTTCGATTCCATTCCCTCCCTGCACATCACCGGTCAGGTGAACCAGCGCGAGAGCAGCGCATTCCACGGCGCGAATGTGCGTCAGGCCGGGTTCCAGGAAACCAGGATCGTGGAGATGGTCCGGCCGGTCACGAAATATGCCGTGATGGTCACGAGCGTGGCCGAGCTGCGCGAAGAGCTGGCCAAGGCCTACTCGATCGCAATGTCAGGCCGCATGGGTCCGGTGCTGATCGACGTCCCCATGGACATCCAGCAGGCCGAAGTCGGAGACGACATCCTGCTTCCGTCGAGATTGGCGCCGGCGGCCGAGGAGCCGGCGAAGGTGCTCGCGGATCTGAAGCAGACGCTGGCCGATGCGGCGCGCCCGGTCGTTCTATGGGGAGCAGGCGTGGGGCTCGCTGGTGTCGAGCGCGACGTTGCGGACTGGCTGCGGCAGAGCGGCCTGCCGTTCGTCTCGAGCTGGGCCGGCCTGAGCTTCTTCGATCATGATCATCCGGGCTTCCTCGGACAGATCGGCGTTTACGGAAATCGCGGCGCGAACTTCGTTCTGCAGAACGCTGACGCCGTGATCGTGCTCGGCAGCCGGCTCGACAACCGCCAACGCTCCGGCAATACCAAGCAGTTCGCGGCCGGCGCCACCGTCCACGTCGTCGACATCGACCAGGAGGAACTGGCCAAATATCGCAACGACGGCTATCGCGTCAGTCACCTGGATTTTGCCGAGCTGCCGGAAGTGTTGGGCGGGCTCGATACCCGGCCGCCGAGCCGGGAGTGGGGTGGCTATGTCGCCGAGATGAAGCAGCGCTATTACCACAAGGAGGTCAGCACCTCGGCGGCGCGATTGAACTCATTGTCGCCCTACGACGTGATCCGCCGGGTCAACGAGATCGTCGCGGAGGACGCAATCGTCATCGGCGACACCGGTGCCGCGGTTTGCTGGCTCTATCAGGCGTTCAAGGTGAAGCGTCACACCCTGTTCAATCCGGGCGGCAACTCGCCGATGGGATACGCGTTGCCGGCCGCGATCGGAGCCAAGATCGACCGCCCGGACCGACAGGTCATCTCCTATAACGGTGACGGCGGTTTTCATCTCAACATCCAGGAGCTCCAGACCGTCCGGCACAACAAGCTCGATATCGCGATCATCGTCATGAACAACGGATCGTACGGCATCATCAAGCAGTTCCAGGACAGCTACATGCAGAGCCGTTACAGCGCCTCGCGCGACGGCCTGAGCTTTCCGGATTTCGGGGCGCTCGCGGCAGCCTACGGCCTGCGCTACGCTCGCATCGAGCGTCTCGAGCAGATCGAGCCGGGACTGTTCTCGGGCGGGCCGATCGTGATCGACGTGATGCTGAGCGAACACACGCTGATCGAGCCCAAGCTCGAGATGGGACGTCCCATCAACGATCAGTTTCCCTATCTCGGCGAGAGCGACTACGCGGCAGGCAACCGCTTCGTGGACTATCCGAGACCGGCTTCGTTGCGAACCACGTAG
- a CDS encoding NAD(P)-dependent oxidoreductase — MRIFVTGATGFLGSYVAEDLVAQGHDVAVLLRPGTRPWRLAPVLDRLTVIEGALDDPAALGTGLHSFAPDAVVHMAWRGVGNSERNSGDQARNIVDAVELAELAAEAGATIFLGAGSQAEYGPYDRAIAESDVARPTTLYGIAKLASGLMTERRCAERELRFAWLRIFSTYGPKDGEAWLIPNLIRTLRADGHMALTACEQRWGFLHARDAAAAVRLVLGSPVAQGVYNLGSPDAPQLRDTVMRLHELIGAGELGFGEVPYRPDQVMVLAANMARLEALGWRPMVGLDQGLRETLAWHEAAEQGAK, encoded by the coding sequence ATGCGTATATTCGTGACGGGCGCCACGGGCTTTCTGGGGTCTTACGTCGCAGAAGACCTGGTCGCGCAGGGACATGACGTCGCGGTGCTGCTGCGACCCGGCACCAGGCCGTGGCGGCTGGCGCCGGTCCTGGACCGCCTCACCGTCATCGAGGGGGCGCTGGACGACCCGGCAGCGCTCGGGACTGGACTTCATTCCTTCGCGCCAGATGCCGTCGTGCACATGGCTTGGCGCGGGGTTGGCAACAGCGAACGCAACAGCGGGGATCAGGCGCGCAACATCGTCGATGCCGTGGAGTTGGCTGAGCTCGCCGCAGAGGCAGGTGCAACGATTTTCCTGGGCGCGGGATCGCAGGCCGAATACGGCCCCTACGATCGCGCGATCGCCGAGAGCGACGTGGCGCGGCCGACGACACTCTACGGCATTGCCAAGCTCGCGAGCGGTTTGATGACCGAGCGGCGCTGTGCCGAGCGCGAGCTACGCTTCGCCTGGCTGCGCATATTCTCGACTTACGGTCCGAAAGATGGCGAGGCGTGGCTGATTCCGAACCTGATCCGCACCCTGCGCGCCGACGGACATATGGCGTTGACCGCCTGCGAACAGCGCTGGGGCTTCCTGCATGCCCGCGATGCGGCAGCCGCCGTCCGCCTCGTCCTTGGCAGCCCGGTGGCGCAAGGCGTCTACAATCTCGGCAGTCCCGACGCCCCACAGCTTCGCGATACCGTGATGCGGCTGCACGAGCTGATCGGCGCCGGCGAACTTGGCTTTGGCGAAGTGCCGTATCGGCCGGACCAGGTTATGGTGCTGGCTGCGAACATGGCGCGGCTGGAAGCTTTGGGCTGGCGTCCGATGGTCGGGCTCGATCAGGGGCTGCGTGAAACGTTAGCCTGGCACGAAGCCGCGGAGCAGGGCGCGAAGTGA
- a CDS encoding glycosyltransferase family 2 protein, whose product MKTISIVTPCFNEELNVRDCYEAVRRIFDDKLHGYQREHIFCDNASDDRTLEILRDIAATDKSVRIIINARNFGPLRNTFNGVMSSSGDAVLLFMPADLQDPPELIPDFVKLWEAGNEIVYGIRAVREEGRLMRGFRGAYYRMLTRFSEIKVPPGVGDFQLVDRNVVERMRRVRDGYPFMRMMTFECGGRAVGVPYTWRARKKGLSKNRAAALIDQGINGLVSFTSAPLRFGLYAGFVLSFASIAYAVINLLLGLLLYQRLAEPGILTLIVAMFFFGGVQLFFMGMLGEYILAIYGQVREKPVVFERERVNFDEPPKT is encoded by the coding sequence GTGAAGACCATCAGTATCGTTACCCCGTGCTTCAACGAAGAGCTCAATGTCAGGGACTGCTACGAGGCAGTTCGCCGGATCTTTGACGACAAGCTCCACGGCTATCAGCGCGAACACATCTTCTGCGACAACGCCTCGGACGATCGTACCCTGGAAATTCTGCGGGACATCGCTGCCACCGACAAATCGGTGCGGATCATCATCAATGCGCGCAATTTCGGGCCGCTCCGCAACACCTTCAACGGCGTGATGTCCTCGAGCGGCGATGCCGTGCTTCTGTTCATGCCGGCCGACCTGCAGGATCCGCCGGAGTTGATCCCCGACTTCGTCAAGCTGTGGGAAGCCGGCAACGAGATCGTCTACGGCATTCGCGCGGTGCGGGAGGAAGGACGGCTGATGCGCGGCTTTCGCGGCGCCTATTACCGGATGCTGACCCGCTTCTCCGAGATCAAGGTGCCGCCAGGCGTCGGCGACTTCCAGCTCGTTGACCGCAACGTCGTCGAGCGGATGCGGCGCGTCCGCGACGGCTACCCGTTCATGCGCATGATGACCTTCGAATGCGGCGGCCGCGCCGTCGGCGTGCCCTACACCTGGCGCGCACGCAAGAAGGGGCTGTCGAAAAACCGCGCGGCAGCGCTCATCGACCAGGGCATCAACGGGCTGGTCTCCTTTACCTCGGCGCCGCTGCGCTTCGGCCTCTATGCGGGCTTCGTGCTCTCCTTCGCGAGCATCGCCTACGCCGTCATCAACCTGCTGCTCGGCCTGCTCCTCTATCAGCGCCTTGCCGAGCCCGGCATCCTGACCCTCATCGTCGCGATGTTCTTCTTCGGCGGTGTCCAGCTCTTCTTCATGGGCATGCTCGGGGAATACATTCTGGCGATCTACGGCCAGGTCCGCGAAAAGCCCGTCGTGTTCGAGCGCGAGCGCGTCAATTTCGACGAGCCGCCCAAAACTTAA
- a CDS encoding Gfo/Idh/MocA family oxidoreductase, whose translation MIRVGLLGCGRIAKRHADLLGGGHIKGAVLAAVCDELPERANQFASRYQVPAYHSIADFLDRSDVDMVSILTPSGLHALHAIEAAKAGKHVIVEKPMALRLEDADSMIQACDAAGVKLFVVKQNRFNIPVLKAREALLTGRFGKLILGTVRVRWCRDQAYYDQDKWRGTWAYDGGVLANQASHHVDMLEWFFGDVVSVHARAATALVNIEAEDTAIATLKFRNGALGIIEATTAVRPKDLEGSLSILGEKGTVEIAGFAVNKIRHWQFRDELPSDADVIENFSVNPPNVYGFGHQAYYEHVVDCLRNHSPALVDGLEGRKSLELISALYESIETGKEVELYFNPKQCRLGVGS comes from the coding sequence ATGATCAGAGTTGGCCTGCTTGGCTGTGGGCGCATAGCCAAGCGTCACGCGGATTTGCTGGGCGGTGGGCATATCAAAGGTGCGGTCCTTGCCGCCGTTTGCGATGAACTCCCGGAGCGGGCAAATCAATTTGCAAGCCGGTATCAGGTTCCTGCGTACCACAGCATCGCGGATTTCCTCGATCGGTCCGATGTGGATATGGTTTCCATTCTTACGCCGAGTGGATTGCATGCCCTGCATGCAATCGAGGCCGCGAAGGCGGGAAAGCACGTCATCGTCGAAAAGCCGATGGCCTTACGGCTTGAGGATGCTGATTCCATGATCCAGGCCTGCGATGCGGCGGGTGTGAAGCTATTCGTCGTGAAGCAGAACCGCTTCAACATTCCGGTACTGAAGGCCCGTGAGGCGTTGCTGACCGGCAGGTTCGGCAAGTTGATTCTCGGCACCGTGCGTGTGCGATGGTGTCGGGATCAGGCCTATTACGATCAGGACAAATGGCGTGGAACCTGGGCTTACGACGGCGGGGTCCTTGCCAATCAGGCCAGCCATCACGTCGATATGCTTGAATGGTTTTTCGGCGACGTCGTGAGCGTGCATGCGCGAGCCGCCACGGCGCTTGTGAACATCGAGGCAGAGGATACGGCTATTGCGACCTTGAAATTTCGCAACGGTGCGCTGGGTATCATCGAGGCTACAACAGCAGTGCGGCCGAAGGATCTGGAAGGCTCGCTCTCGATTTTGGGCGAAAAGGGAACGGTCGAGATTGCGGGGTTCGCGGTCAACAAGATCCGGCATTGGCAATTTCGCGACGAGCTGCCCTCCGACGCGGACGTCATCGAAAACTTCTCGGTCAATCCTCCCAACGTGTATGGGTTCGGGCATCAGGCCTATTACGAGCATGTTGTCGATTGTTTGAGAAACCACAGCCCAGCGCTGGTTGATGGGCTCGAAGGACGCAAGAGCCTGGAGCTCATCTCGGCTCTGTACGAATCGATCGAGACCGGCAAGGAAGTCGAGCTCTACTTCAATCCCAAGCAATGTCGGCTGGGCGTGGGATCATGA